In a genomic window of Stakelama saccharophila:
- a CDS encoding alpha/beta hydrolase, whose amino-acid sequence MPKPRLPAFFCALGLAVASAAHAQDGPNAVPVAVAPELGDTNAGRLLVFAQPKTGEEKPDADVDTSAFDPTGTAVAAREVTDFRPGTVALVGNRTDVFPKPFSELAPGTYRFQAVLDRDHSYAYDGRGQGDLESPVVTATLPGPIPTLTLDHVVAGHGFEEMLAAMPADKQAAYRASLESLKPVDLLSVTMSDFWGRPTYFHGFVALPPGYDADAATTYPTVYSDLGFSATIDSVKAYATRTRHMMETGDLPPMIWVFLDHHIATGTHEFADSKNNGPWGTALVDELIPALEEQYRMDARPAGRFLTGHSSGGWSTLWLQVKHPTVFGGTWPTSPDPSDFHDFTNVDLYDANANFYHGPDGRALPLIRRDGKVVATIEQFAELEQVLGRYGGQFASFEWVFSPRCPDGRPCPIFDRATGDVDPQVARYWIENYDIARMVKRDWPLIGKNLKGKIHLVVGTADTFYLDGPAHRLQRVLRDLGDTAQFRFLPGKTHFDLFAKDDDPLALMKTIAGEMYAVARPGKKWKIAVE is encoded by the coding sequence ATGCCGAAGCCGCGCCTGCCCGCCTTTTTCTGCGCCCTCGGGCTCGCCGTCGCCTCGGCCGCGCACGCGCAGGATGGGCCGAACGCCGTACCCGTCGCCGTGGCGCCGGAACTGGGGGATACCAATGCGGGCCGGCTGCTCGTCTTCGCGCAGCCGAAAACTGGCGAGGAAAAGCCGGACGCCGATGTCGACACCTCCGCCTTCGATCCCACCGGCACGGCGGTGGCGGCGCGCGAGGTGACCGATTTCCGCCCCGGCACGGTGGCGCTGGTGGGCAACCGGACCGATGTCTTTCCCAAGCCGTTTTCCGAACTGGCGCCCGGCACCTACCGCTTTCAGGCGGTGCTCGATCGCGATCACAGCTATGCCTATGACGGCCGCGGCCAGGGCGATCTGGAATCGCCGGTCGTCACCGCGACCCTGCCGGGGCCGATCCCCACGCTGACGCTGGATCATGTCGTGGCGGGCCACGGTTTCGAGGAGATGCTGGCGGCGATGCCGGCCGACAAGCAGGCGGCGTATCGCGCCAGCCTGGAATCGTTGAAGCCGGTGGACCTGCTGAGCGTCACGATGAGCGACTTCTGGGGGCGGCCGACCTATTTCCACGGCTTCGTCGCGCTTCCGCCCGGCTATGATGCGGACGCAGCGACGACCTATCCCACCGTCTATTCCGATCTCGGCTTCAGCGCGACGATCGATTCGGTGAAGGCCTATGCCACGCGCACGCGGCACATGATGGAAACGGGCGACCTGCCGCCGATGATCTGGGTGTTCCTCGACCATCACATCGCCACGGGCACGCACGAATTCGCCGATTCGAAGAATAACGGCCCGTGGGGCACCGCGCTCGTCGACGAACTAATCCCGGCGCTGGAGGAGCAGTACCGCATGGATGCGCGGCCGGCCGGACGCTTCCTCACCGGGCACAGCTCCGGCGGCTGGTCGACGCTGTGGCTGCAGGTGAAGCATCCGACGGTGTTCGGCGGCACCTGGCCGACCTCGCCCGACCCGAGCGATTTCCACGATTTCACCAATGTCGATCTCTACGACGCCAACGCCAATTTCTATCACGGGCCGGACGGCCGCGCGCTGCCGCTGATCCGCCGCGACGGCAAGGTGGTGGCGACGATCGAGCAGTTCGCCGAGCTGGAGCAGGTGCTGGGCCGCTATGGCGGTCAATTCGCGAGCTTCGAATGGGTCTTCTCGCCCCGCTGCCCCGACGGCCGGCCCTGCCCGATCTTCGACCGCGCGACCGGTGACGTGGATCCGCAGGTCGCGCGCTACTGGATCGAGAATTACGACATCGCCCGCATGGTGAAGCGCGACTGGCCGCTGATCGGCAAGAACCTGAAGGGCAAGATCCACCTGGTCGTCGGCACCGCCGACACCTTCTATCTCGACGGCCCGGCCCACCGGTTGCAGCGCGTGCTCCGCGATCTGGGCGACACGGCGCAGTTTCGCTTCCTGCCGGGCAAGACGCATTTCGATCTGTTCGCCAAGGACGACGATCCGCTTGCGCTGATGAAGACCATCGCCGGGGAGATGTATGCGGTTGCACGACCGGGGAAGAAGTGGAAGATCGCCGTCGAATAG
- the ada gene encoding bifunctional DNA-binding transcriptional regulator/O6-methylguanine-DNA methyltransferase Ada: MTASPAMDDATAWAAFERRDRAFDGRFVVAVDTTGIYCRPSCPARRPRRENCRLFGTPGAARDAGYRACLRCKPDEVARDRVAVAKAVALIEQAETAVPLDELAARVGYAPHHFHRLFKRATGVTPAAYARGLKARRAREALSMETSVTDAIYEAGYSAPSRFYETANQRLGMTPSAWKRGGAGVTIRWAIADTSLGPLLIAATGKGLCRVSFDEDAAALAERFPNADIEPGGAALGDLAARVVAEVESPGRDTDLPLDVQGTAFQEAIWQALREIPAGETRSYSDLAIAAGNPGAVRAAGTACGANHVSIVIPCHRAQRSDGSMGGYAYGVERKRVLRKREGVKD; the protein is encoded by the coding sequence ATGACCGCTTCGCCCGCCATGGATGACGCTACGGCCTGGGCCGCCTTCGAACGCCGCGACCGCGCTTTCGACGGGCGCTTCGTCGTCGCCGTCGATACCACCGGCATCTATTGCAGGCCGAGTTGCCCCGCGCGCCGGCCGCGCCGGGAAAATTGTCGTCTTTTCGGCACGCCCGGCGCGGCGCGCGACGCCGGCTATCGCGCCTGCCTGCGCTGCAAGCCCGATGAGGTGGCGCGCGACCGGGTGGCGGTGGCGAAGGCGGTTGCCCTGATCGAGCAGGCGGAGACGGCGGTGCCGCTCGACGAACTCGCCGCGCGGGTCGGCTATGCGCCGCATCATTTCCACCGCCTGTTCAAGCGCGCCACGGGGGTGACCCCGGCCGCCTATGCCCGCGGCCTGAAGGCCAGGCGAGCGCGCGAGGCGCTATCAATGGAGACCAGCGTGACCGATGCCATCTACGAAGCGGGCTATTCCGCGCCGAGCCGGTTCTACGAGACCGCGAACCAGCGGCTCGGCATGACGCCCAGCGCCTGGAAACGCGGCGGGGCGGGGGTGACGATCCGCTGGGCGATCGCCGACACCAGCCTTGGCCCGCTCCTGATCGCGGCGACCGGCAAGGGGCTGTGCCGCGTGTCCTTTGACGAGGATGCAGCCGCCCTCGCCGAGCGCTTTCCCAATGCCGATATCGAGCCCGGCGGCGCGGCCCTCGGCGATCTGGCCGCGCGCGTGGTGGCGGAGGTGGAAAGCCCCGGCCGCGACACCGACCTGCCGCTGGACGTGCAGGGCACGGCGTTTCAGGAAGCGATCTGGCAGGCGCTGCGCGAAATCCCCGCCGGTGAGACGCGCAGCTATAGCGACCTCGCCATCGCCGCCGGCAATCCCGGTGCGGTGCGCGCGGCCGGCACGGCGTGCGGCGCGAACCACGTTTCCATCGTCATCCCCTGTCACCGCGCCCAGCGCAGCGACGGATCGATGGGCGGCTATGCTTATGGCGTGGAGCGCAAGCGGGTGCTCAGGAAGCGCGAGGGCGTGAAGGACTGA
- a CDS encoding F0F1 ATP synthase subunit delta translates to MEISAGIQASLSGRYASALFELARESKQIDSVEASLAKVRGALGESQEFHRLTTSPLVGRGDAVKAVTAAAEAMQLDAMTTKFLGVLAQNRRLSQLPAIIRAFRLLAAAHRGETTAEVSSAHPLSDDQVAALKAQLRQRVGRDVAVDLSVDPSLLGGLVVKIGSQMIDSSIKTRLNSLAHAMKG, encoded by the coding sequence GTGGAGATTTCCGCCGGTATTCAGGCAAGCCTAAGCGGACGCTATGCCAGCGCATTGTTCGAGCTCGCGCGCGAATCGAAGCAGATCGATTCGGTCGAGGCGAGCCTCGCCAAGGTGCGCGGCGCACTCGGCGAATCGCAGGAGTTCCATCGACTGACGACGAGCCCGCTGGTCGGCCGCGGCGACGCCGTGAAGGCCGTCACCGCGGCTGCCGAGGCGATGCAGCTCGACGCGATGACGACGAAGTTCCTCGGCGTGCTGGCGCAGAACCGCCGCCTGTCGCAGCTACCCGCGATCATCCGCGCCTTTCGCCTGCTGGCGGCCGCGCATCGCGGCGAGACCACGGCGGAGGTCAGCTCCGCCCATCCGCTTTCCGACGATCAGGTCGCGGCGCTGAAGGCGCAGTTGCGCCAGCGCGTGGGCCGCGACGTCGCCGTCGACCTGTCGGTCGATCCCTCGCTTCTGGGCGGCCTGGTCGTGAAGATCGGCAGCCAGATGATCGACAGCTCGATCAAGACCCGTCTCAACTCCCTCGCGCATGCTATGAAAGGCTGA
- the atpA gene encoding F0F1 ATP synthase subunit alpha produces the protein MDIRAAEISKVIKDQIASFGTEAEVSETGTVLSVGDGIARIHGLDKVQAGEMVEFANSVQGMALNLEADNVGVVIFGSDAEIREGDTVKRTGTIVDVPVGKGLLGRVVDGLGNPIDGKGPIESDQRSRVETKAPGIIPRKSVHEPVQTGLKAIDALVPVGRGQRELIIGDRQTGKTAVAIDTFINQKTVNQGDDESKKLYCIYVAVGQKRSTVAQIVRQLEENGAMEYSIVVAATASEPAPLQFLAPYTACAMGEYFRDNGMHACIVYDDLSKQAVAYRQMSLLLRRPPGREAYPGDVFYLHSRLLERAAKLNEANGAGSLTALPIIETQAGDVSAYIPTNVISITDGQIFLETDLFFAGIRPAINVGLSVSRVGGSAQTKAMKKVAGSIKLELAQYREMAAFAQFGSDLDASTQKLLNRGARLTELLKQPQFSPLPFEEQTVSIFAGTNGYLDAIPTEQVTRFEAALLADMRSNHADVLSDIRETKALSDETTKKLKDALDAFAKTFA, from the coding sequence ATGGATATCCGCGCCGCAGAAATCTCCAAGGTCATCAAGGACCAGATCGCCAGCTTCGGCACCGAGGCCGAAGTCTCCGAAACCGGCACCGTGCTTTCCGTCGGCGACGGCATCGCGCGCATCCACGGCCTCGACAAGGTGCAGGCCGGCGAGATGGTCGAATTCGCCAATTCGGTACAGGGCATGGCGCTCAACCTGGAAGCCGACAATGTCGGCGTCGTGATCTTCGGCTCCGACGCCGAAATCCGCGAAGGCGACACGGTGAAGCGCACCGGCACCATTGTCGACGTGCCCGTGGGCAAGGGCCTTCTGGGCCGCGTCGTCGACGGTCTCGGCAACCCGATCGACGGCAAGGGTCCGATCGAGAGCGATCAGCGCAGCCGCGTCGAGACGAAGGCGCCGGGCATCATCCCGCGCAAGTCGGTGCACGAACCGGTGCAGACGGGCCTCAAGGCGATCGACGCCCTCGTCCCCGTCGGCCGTGGCCAGCGCGAGCTGATCATCGGCGACCGCCAGACCGGCAAGACCGCCGTCGCGATCGACACGTTCATCAACCAGAAGACGGTGAACCAGGGCGACGACGAATCGAAGAAGCTCTACTGCATCTATGTCGCGGTCGGTCAGAAGCGCTCGACGGTGGCGCAGATCGTGCGCCAGCTCGAGGAAAACGGCGCGATGGAATATTCCATCGTCGTCGCCGCGACCGCGTCCGAGCCGGCGCCGCTGCAGTTCCTCGCGCCTTACACCGCCTGCGCGATGGGCGAATATTTCCGCGACAACGGCATGCACGCCTGCATCGTCTATGACGACCTGTCGAAACAGGCGGTCGCCTATCGCCAGATGTCGCTGCTGCTGCGCCGCCCGCCGGGCCGCGAAGCCTATCCGGGCGACGTCTTCTACCTGCACAGCCGCCTGCTGGAGCGCGCCGCCAAGCTGAACGAGGCCAACGGCGCCGGCTCGCTGACCGCGCTGCCGATCATCGAGACGCAGGCGGGCGACGTGTCGGCCTATATCCCGACCAACGTGATCTCGATCACCGACGGCCAGATCTTCCTGGAGACCGACCTGTTCTTCGCCGGCATCCGCCCCGCCATCAACGTCGGCCTGTCGGTCAGCCGCGTCGGCGGCTCGGCCCAGACCAAGGCGATGAAGAAGGTGGCGGGTTCGATCAAGCTGGAGCTGGCGCAGTACCGCGAGATGGCGGCGTTCGCGCAGTTCGGATCGGACCTCGACGCCTCGACCCAGAAGCTGCTCAACCGCGGCGCGCGCCTGACCGAGCTGTTGAAGCAGCCGCAATTCTCGCCGCTGCCGTTCGAGGAGCAGACGGTATCGATCTTCGCCGGCACCAATGGCTATCTCGACGCAATCCCGACCGAGCAGGTCACGCGGTTCGAGGCGGCGCTGCTCGCCGACATGCGTTCGAACCATGCGGACGTTCTGAGCGACATCCGTGAGACGAAGGCGCTTTCGGACGAGACGACGAAGAAGCTGAAGGACGCGCTCGACGCTTTCGCCAAGACGTTCGCGTAA
- a CDS encoding F0F1 ATP synthase subunit gamma produces the protein MASLKALKNRIGSVKSTQKITKAMQMVAAAKLKRAQERAEAGRPYAQRLEKVVASLASKVTISSTTPKLLTGTGKDDTHLFVVATSDKGLAGAFNANIARLARREADKLIAAGKTVRFYTIGRKGRAVLRRLYPDQIVESIEPGDLGKLSFEDAHRWAEDLIARFEDGEFDVAHLFYSEFQSVIAQVPTRQQLIPVKIPEDAADEKKGSAAVEYEPDEEAILADLLPRNVAVQLFRAVRENAASEQGSKMTAMDNATRNAGDLLKRLNIEYNRQRQAAITTELVEIISGAEAL, from the coding sequence ATGGCCTCTCTCAAGGCTCTGAAAAACCGCATCGGCTCGGTGAAGTCGACGCAGAAGATCACCAAGGCGATGCAGATGGTCGCCGCGGCCAAGCTGAAGCGCGCGCAGGAGCGTGCCGAGGCCGGCCGCCCCTATGCCCAGCGCCTGGAAAAGGTGGTGGCGAGCCTCGCCTCCAAGGTGACGATCAGCTCGACCACGCCGAAGCTGCTGACCGGCACGGGCAAGGACGACACGCATCTGTTCGTCGTCGCCACGTCGGACAAGGGGCTGGCGGGCGCGTTCAACGCCAATATCGCGCGGCTCGCGCGGCGCGAGGCCGACAAGCTGATCGCCGCGGGCAAGACGGTCCGCTTCTACACCATCGGGCGCAAGGGCCGCGCGGTGCTGCGCCGGCTCTATCCGGACCAGATCGTCGAATCGATCGAGCCGGGCGATCTCGGCAAGCTTTCCTTCGAAGACGCGCACCGCTGGGCCGAGGATCTGATCGCGCGCTTCGAGGACGGCGAGTTCGACGTGGCGCACCTGTTCTATTCGGAATTCCAGTCGGTGATCGCGCAGGTGCCGACGCGGCAGCAATTGATCCCGGTCAAGATTCCGGAAGACGCTGCCGACGAAAAGAAGGGTTCGGCCGCGGTCGAATACGAGCCCGACGAGGAGGCGATCCTGGCCGACCTGCTGCCGCGCAACGTTGCGGTGCAGCTTTTCCGCGCGGTTCGCGAGAATGCGGCGTCCGAGCAGGGCTCGAAGATGACCGCGATGGACAATGCCACGCGCAATGCCGGCGATCTGCTGAAGCGGCTCAACATCGAATATAACCGGCAGCGCCAGGCTGCGATCACGACCGAACTGGTCGAGATCATCTCGGGCGCCGAGGCGCTCTGA
- the atpD gene encoding F0F1 ATP synthase subunit beta, translated as MATAAEDIRPATGTNTVGRISQVIGAVVDVTFDGELPEILSALETDNNGNRLVLEVAQHLGESSVRCIAMDGTDGLTRGQEVKDTGSQISVPVGPKTLGRIMNVVGEPIDERGPIGTDLKAPIHAKAPEFIEQSTESAILVTGIKVIDLLAPYAKGGKIGLFGGAGVGKTVLIQELINNIAKGHGGTSVFAGVGERTREGNDLYHEFLDAGVIAKDEEGNAISEGSKVALVYGQMNEPPGARARVALSGLAIAEYFRDQEGQDVLFFVDNIFRFTQAGAEVSALLGRIPSAVGYQPTLATDMGALQERITSTNKGSITSVQAIYVPADDLTDPAPATSFAHLDATTVLNRAISELGIYPAVDPLDSTSRVLEPRVVGQEHYETARAVQSILQKYKSLQDIIAILGMDELSEEDKLTVARARKIQRFLSQPFHVAEVFTNIPGKFVELEDTIKSFKAVVDGEYDHLPESAFYMVGGIDEAVAKAEKMANDA; from the coding sequence ATGGCAACCGCCGCTGAAGACATTCGCCCCGCGACGGGCACCAACACTGTCGGCCGCATCAGCCAGGTGATCGGCGCCGTCGTCGATGTGACGTTCGACGGCGAATTGCCCGAAATCCTGTCGGCGCTCGAAACCGACAATAACGGCAACCGCCTCGTGCTCGAGGTGGCGCAGCATCTGGGCGAAAGCTCGGTGCGCTGCATCGCCATGGACGGCACCGACGGCCTGACCCGCGGTCAGGAGGTCAAGGACACCGGCAGCCAGATTTCCGTGCCCGTCGGCCCCAAGACGCTAGGCCGCATCATGAACGTGGTCGGCGAGCCGATCGACGAGCGCGGCCCGATCGGCACCGACCTGAAGGCACCGATCCATGCCAAGGCGCCGGAATTCATCGAGCAGTCGACCGAGAGCGCCATTCTCGTCACCGGCATCAAGGTCATCGACCTGCTCGCGCCCTATGCCAAGGGCGGCAAGATCGGCCTGTTCGGCGGCGCCGGCGTCGGCAAGACGGTGCTCATCCAGGAACTGATCAACAACATCGCCAAGGGCCATGGCGGCACCTCCGTGTTCGCCGGCGTCGGCGAGCGCACGCGTGAGGGCAACGACCTCTACCACGAATTCCTCGACGCCGGCGTCATCGCCAAGGACGAGGAAGGCAACGCGATCTCCGAAGGATCGAAGGTGGCGCTCGTCTATGGCCAGATGAACGAGCCGCCGGGCGCGCGTGCCCGCGTCGCGCTGTCGGGCCTGGCCATTGCCGAATATTTCCGCGACCAGGAGGGCCAGGACGTGCTCTTCTTCGTCGACAACATCTTCCGCTTCACCCAGGCGGGCGCGGAAGTGTCGGCACTGCTCGGCCGCATTCCTTCGGCCGTGGGCTATCAGCCGACGCTGGCGACCGACATGGGCGCGCTGCAGGAGCGGATCACCTCGACCAACAAGGGGTCGATCACCTCGGTGCAGGCGATCTACGTGCCCGCGGACGACCTTACCGACCCGGCGCCCGCAACCTCGTTCGCCCATCTTGACGCCACGACGGTGCTCAACCGCGCGATTTCCGAACTCGGCATCTATCCGGCGGTCGACCCGCTCGATTCGACCAGCCGCGTGCTCGAACCGCGCGTCGTCGGCCAGGAGCATTACGAGACGGCGCGCGCGGTCCAGTCGATCCTGCAGAAGTACAAGTCGCTCCAGGACATCATCGCCATTCTCGGCATGGACGAGCTGAGCGAGGAAGATAAGCTGACGGTCGCGCGCGCACGCAAGATCCAGCGCTTCCTTTCCCAGCCCTTCCACGTCGCCGAGGTGTTCACCAACATCCCCGGCAAGTTCGTCGAGCTGGAAGACACCATCAAGTCGTTCAAGGCGGTGGTCGACGGCGAATACGACCATCTGCCCGAATCCGCCTTCTACATGGTCGGCGGCATCGACGAGGCCGTCGCCAAGGCCGAAAAGATGGCGAACGACGCGTAA
- a CDS encoding ATP synthase F1 subunit epsilon produces the protein MALHFELVTPEKLVRSEEVYQVVVPGEEGDFGVLQGHAPLMSTVRDGNLIVYAQEKGTPETIAIRGGFAEVNEKGLTVLAEHADA, from the coding sequence ATGGCACTGCACTTCGAACTCGTAACCCCCGAAAAGCTCGTCCGGTCGGAAGAGGTCTATCAGGTCGTCGTTCCCGGCGAGGAAGGCGATTTCGGCGTGCTTCAGGGCCACGCCCCGCTCATGTCGACGGTCCGCGACGGCAACCTGATCGTATATGCGCAGGAAAAGGGCACCCCGGAAACCATCGCCATCCGCGGCGGCTTCGCCGAGGTCAACGAAAAGGGCCTGACGGTGCTGGCCGAACACGCCGACGCCTGA
- a CDS encoding CpaF family protein, with translation MSAFGRRGGMGGGRPSFGVARPMQGGAPERAEDRGGSQFPPIEADPLPDSGEEAPPPTETPAPTGGLGMDAMARLTERQNASGEQGNSRSEGFESSIHRIKEQVLPRLLERVDPEAAATLSKDELAEEFRPIIHEVLAELKLTLNRREQFALEKVLVDELLGLGPLEELLADPAISDIMVNGPEQTFVERKGKLELANIQFRDEEHLFQIAQRICNSVGRRVDQTTPLADARLKDGSRVNVIVPPLSLKGTALSIRKFSAKPITLDMMAKGGSMSDKMATALKIAGASRFNVVISGGTGSGKTTMLNALSKMIDPGERVLTIEDAAELRLQQPHWLPLETRPANLEGQGEITIRDLVKNALRMRPDRIILGEIRGSECFDLLAAMNTGHDGSMATLHSNSPRECLARMENMVMMSDIKVPKEAISRQIADSLDLIIQVKRLRDGSRRITNVTEVIGMEGPVIVTQELFKFEYLEESADGKIMGEYRSMGLRPYTLEKAKQFGFDQALLEACL, from the coding sequence ATGAGCGCTTTCGGACGACGTGGTGGCATGGGCGGCGGGCGGCCCTCTTTTGGAGTGGCGCGGCCGATGCAGGGCGGCGCGCCGGAACGCGCCGAGGATCGGGGCGGTAGCCAATTTCCCCCGATCGAAGCCGACCCATTGCCGGATTCCGGTGAGGAAGCACCCCCGCCCACCGAAACACCCGCGCCGACAGGCGGCCTGGGCATGGATGCCATGGCCCGACTTACTGAGCGGCAGAACGCTTCCGGCGAACAGGGCAATTCGCGCAGCGAGGGTTTCGAAAGCTCGATCCACCGGATCAAGGAACAGGTGCTGCCGCGCCTGCTCGAACGCGTCGATCCCGAAGCCGCGGCCACCCTTTCCAAGGACGAGCTGGCCGAGGAATTCCGGCCGATCATCCACGAGGTGCTCGCCGAGTTGAAGCTGACGCTCAACCGGCGCGAACAGTTCGCGCTGGAAAAGGTGCTGGTCGACGAACTGCTCGGCCTCGGCCCGCTGGAGGAATTGCTCGCCGACCCGGCGATCAGCGACATCATGGTCAACGGTCCCGAACAGACCTTTGTCGAACGCAAGGGCAAGCTGGAACTCGCCAACATCCAGTTCCGCGACGAGGAGCATCTGTTCCAGATCGCGCAGCGCATCTGCAATTCGGTCGGCCGCCGCGTCGACCAGACCACGCCGCTCGCCGACGCCCGCCTGAAGGACGGCAGCCGCGTGAACGTGATCGTCCCGCCGCTGAGCCTGAAGGGCACCGCGCTTTCGATCCGCAAATTCTCCGCCAAGCCGATCACGCTGGACATGATGGCCAAGGGCGGGTCGATGTCCGACAAGATGGCGACCGCGCTCAAGATCGCGGGCGCCAGCCGCTTCAATGTGGTGATCTCGGGCGGCACCGGCTCGGGCAAGACGACGATGCTCAATGCGCTGTCGAAGATGATCGACCCCGGAGAGCGCGTGCTGACGATCGAGGATGCCGCCGAACTCCGCCTGCAGCAGCCGCACTGGCTGCCGCTGGAAACGCGCCCGGCGAACCTCGAAGGTCAGGGCGAGATCACCATTCGCGACCTCGTGAAGAATGCGCTGCGTATGCGCCCCGACCGCATCATCCTCGGCGAAATTCGCGGGAGCGAATGTTTCGACCTGCTGGCGGCGATGAACACCGGCCATGATGGGTCGATGGCGACGCTCCACTCCAACTCCCCGCGCGAGTGCCTGGCGCGTATGGAGAACATGGTGATGATGTCGGACATCAAGGTGCCGAAGGAGGCGATCAGCCGGCAAATCGCCGACAGCCTCGACCTCATCATCCAGGTCAAGCGCCTGCGCGACGGTTCGCGCCGCATCACCAACGTGACGGAGGTGATCGGTATGGAAGGCCCGGTGATCGTCACCCAGGAGTTGTTCAAGTTCGAATATCTGGAGGAGTCGGCGGACGGCAAGATCATGGGCGAATACCGCTCCATGGGCCTGCGCCCCTATACGCTCGAAAAGGCCAAGCAGTTCGGCTTCGACCAGGCACTGCTCGAAGCCTGCCTGTAG
- a CDS encoding aspartyl protease family protein, whose protein sequence is MIRVILALMLCVSLSVAAHAREPRIELAADSAEQWVAFDLTPGNQIRFAMTLDDEPVTAILDSGVSASVASLALARRADLDIAAGTSADAIGGEITIGWTTAGRLRLGGLTRRDGRIAVAKLSGMATGSARGVDLLIGSDILSCCALDIDYDRRRFRLLPSGHMPFAGTSVPLAVTRDTHLPVSELRIGTVRIRPVLVDTGDGASITVARAMWDRTRPAPDARMTTTVAFGLGGAIETRLTVLPEIGLAGLSARDVEVRIEPERGFSDETGTAGRIGSAFLQRYRVLLDPRAGHMVLAPGSRADQPPVRSTSGLLVGLDRDRLRVLHVMRNSPAARAGWRDGDLICRVDGRPVALGADKGMDTSWSAGPPGDVVILGMCDGTRRTLTLASFY, encoded by the coding sequence ATGATCCGCGTGATTCTCGCCCTGATGCTGTGCGTCAGCCTATCGGTTGCGGCGCATGCGCGCGAGCCGCGGATCGAGCTTGCCGCGGACAGTGCTGAACAGTGGGTCGCGTTCGACCTGACGCCCGGCAACCAGATCCGGTTCGCCATGACGCTGGACGATGAGCCGGTAACCGCGATCCTGGACAGCGGCGTCAGCGCGTCGGTGGCATCGCTCGCGCTCGCCCGGCGCGCGGACCTGGACATCGCCGCCGGCACCAGCGCCGACGCGATCGGCGGCGAGATCACGATCGGCTGGACGACCGCCGGCAGGCTTCGCCTCGGCGGGCTGACGCGGCGCGACGGGCGGATCGCCGTGGCGAAATTGTCGGGGATGGCGACGGGAAGCGCGCGCGGCGTCGACCTGCTGATCGGCAGCGACATCCTGTCCTGCTGCGCGCTCGATATCGATTATGACCGCCGCCGCTTCCGCCTGTTACCCAGCGGGCACATGCCCTTTGCCGGCACCTCGGTCCCGCTCGCGGTGACGCGCGACACCCATTTGCCGGTCAGCGAGTTGCGCATCGGCACGGTGCGCATCCGGCCGGTGCTGGTCGATACCGGGGACGGCGCCTCGATCACGGTGGCCCGCGCGATGTGGGACCGCACCCGGCCGGCCCCTGACGCCCGCATGACGACGACCGTCGCCTTCGGCCTGGGCGGCGCGATCGAAACCCGCCTGACGGTTCTGCCGGAAATCGGGCTCGCCGGACTGAGCGCCCGCGACGTGGAAGTCCGGATCGAGCCCGAGCGCGGCTTTTCCGACGAGACGGGCACGGCGGGACGGATCGGCTCCGCCTTCCTGCAACGCTACCGCGTGCTGCTCGACCCGCGCGCCGGGCACATGGTGCTCGCTCCGGGCAGCAGGGCGGATCAGCCGCCGGTGCGATCGACCAGCGGCCTGCTGGTGGGGCTCGACCGGGACCGGCTGCGCGTACTGCACGTCATGCGCAACAGCCCCGCTGCACGAGCCGGCTGGCGCGACGGCGACCTGATCTGCCGGGTCGACGGCCGCCCCGTGGCGCTGGGTGCGGATAAGGGTATGGACACAAGCTGGTCCGCGGGTCCGCCCGGCGATGTCGTGATACTGGGCATGTGCGACGGCACGCGGCGCACCCTCACCCTCGCCAGCTTCTATTGA